Proteins encoded in a region of the Lepidochelys kempii isolate rLepKem1 chromosome 24, rLepKem1.hap2, whole genome shotgun sequence genome:
- the LOC140902699 gene encoding uncharacterized protein isoform X2 → MSVTLIQRGCRDGHPKGGTEPPAGPSRFLHIQADVRYCLSDQCNAKGLDLGSPGQATGKLAVPIFMWSCQAPSCAVPPSRHFGPLQLRQAGTCCSGSYCNGQGARALLSLGLKISSGHVPTGIPGYGPLANATAWKGHQQPGRSHGTAATELPHQDGGPLSGPRPHRLRPQHGPTQPQLRGGPAPQHRPPRAPHRAR, encoded by the exons ATGTCTGTGACTCTGATCCAAAGGGGGTGCAGAGATGGACACCCCAAGGGAGGGACCGAACCCCCCGCTGGGCCCAGCAGATTCCTCCACATCCAGGCCGATGTCCGCTACTGCCTGTCTGACCAGTGCAATGCCaaggggctggatctggggagccctggccaggcCACAG GGAAGCTGGCAGTGCCCATCTTCATGTGGAGCTGCCAGGCCCCATCCTGCGCCGTGCCGCCCAGCCGCCACttcggccccctgcagctccgccAGGCTGGCACCTGCTGCTCCGGCAGCTACTGCAACGGGCAGGGGGCCCGGGCACTGCTCTCCCTGGGCCTCAAGATCTCCTCCGGCCACGTCCCCACCGGGATACCCGGCTACGGCCCCCTCGCCAACGCCACGGCCTGGAAAGGCCACCAACAGCCCGGGCGCAGCCACGGCACGGCAGCCACGGAGCTGCCCCACCAGGACGGAGGCCCACTATCCGGACCCAGACCACACCGGCTACGACCACAGCACGGACCCACTCAACCCCAGCTACGAGGGGGACCCGCCCCACAGCACCGGCCCCCGCGCGCGCCCCACCGAGCCCGGTAA
- the LOC140902699 gene encoding ly6/PLAUR domain-containing protein 5-like isoform X1, producing MSVTLIQRGCRDGHPKGGTEPPAGPSRFLHIQADVRYCLSDQCNAKGLDLGSPGQATAPAPSGPTQCYAGLSLGPQPHTLERVTCDGEDARRYHGNGTLTAGKLAVPIFMWSCQAPSCAVPPSRHFGPLQLRQAGTCCSGSYCNGQGARALLSLGLKISSGHVPTGIPGYGPLANATAWKGHQQPGRSHGTAATELPHQDGGPLSGPRPHRLRPQHGPTQPQLRGGPAPQHRPPRAPHRAR from the exons ATGTCTGTGACTCTGATCCAAAGGGGGTGCAGAGATGGACACCCCAAGGGAGGGACCGAACCCCCCGCTGGGCCCAGCAGATTCCTCCACATCCAGGCCGATGTCCGCTACTGCCTGTCTGACCAGTGCAATGCCaaggggctggatctggggagccctggccaggcCACAG CTCCGGCCCCCAGCGGCCCCACCCAGTGCTACGCCGGCCTGAGCCtcggcccccagccccacactctgGAGCGGGTGACGTGCGACGGGGAGGACGCCCGCCGTTACCACGGCAACGGCACCCTCACAGCAG GGAAGCTGGCAGTGCCCATCTTCATGTGGAGCTGCCAGGCCCCATCCTGCGCCGTGCCGCCCAGCCGCCACttcggccccctgcagctccgccAGGCTGGCACCTGCTGCTCCGGCAGCTACTGCAACGGGCAGGGGGCCCGGGCACTGCTCTCCCTGGGCCTCAAGATCTCCTCCGGCCACGTCCCCACCGGGATACCCGGCTACGGCCCCCTCGCCAACGCCACGGCCTGGAAAGGCCACCAACAGCCCGGGCGCAGCCACGGCACGGCAGCCACGGAGCTGCCCCACCAGGACGGAGGCCCACTATCCGGACCCAGACCACACCGGCTACGACCACAGCACGGACCCACTCAACCCCAGCTACGAGGGGGACCCGCCCCACAGCACCGGCCCCCGCGCGCGCCCCACCGAGCCCGGTAA